The Thermococcus thermotolerans genome contains a region encoding:
- a CDS encoding radical SAM/SPASM domain-containing protein, which produces MKSKISSLSLNVMEDCNFACVYCYGDGGTYHTPNTKMSPEVGKKAIDLLMKEGKKAVNLQFFGGEPLLNFPLIRELVHYAKEKAEEYGKTVTFSITTNGYLITDKVIDFFLENNFTVTLSFDGPKDIQNYNRPLRGGYPTFDVVARNARKMLERGVKVSVRATILPEQLGRYYEIYRFFVDFGFRSVHLEPATTSTPLTKEHAKLIESALEKIAKDELEHYKEKGIVYTKLREMVHMIYSGTYRHYPCGVARSYFGVSADGKIYPCHRFVGMEEFVVGHVDDFRWENEFIQKILRHTVDRRPNCSNCPIRAYCGGGCIYNNHYYNGDIFLPDEFHCSYMFALVKWGSWLYSNLDEDWLNKVFSRSLQRGVRAEESDEAKTQKPKEVIESV; this is translated from the coding sequence ATGAAATCTAAGATCTCCTCCCTCTCCCTTAACGTCATGGAGGACTGTAACTTTGCGTGCGTTTATTGCTATGGTGATGGTGGGACTTACCACACCCCCAACACCAAGATGAGTCCTGAAGTTGGTAAAAAGGCCATTGACTTGCTAATGAAAGAAGGGAAGAAAGCTGTTAACCTTCAGTTTTTCGGTGGCGAACCTTTGTTGAACTTTCCGCTGATTCGGGAGCTTGTTCACTACGCCAAGGAGAAGGCTGAGGAATACGGCAAAACCGTTACATTCAGCATAACAACTAACGGCTACCTCATCACGGACAAGGTCATTGACTTTTTCCTCGAAAACAACTTCACGGTAACTTTGAGCTTTGATGGTCCTAAGGACATTCAGAATTACAACAGACCTCTACGCGGTGGGTATCCAACCTTTGATGTTGTGGCCAGGAACGCTCGAAAGATGCTTGAGCGCGGCGTTAAGGTTAGCGTCCGCGCGACGATTCTGCCCGAACAGCTCGGCAGGTACTATGAGATTTACCGGTTCTTCGTTGATTTTGGATTTAGGAGCGTTCATCTTGAGCCCGCCACCACCAGCACACCGCTAACCAAGGAGCATGCCAAACTCATTGAGTCCGCCCTGGAGAAGATAGCGAAGGACGAGCTTGAACACTACAAGGAGAAGGGAATCGTTTACACGAAGCTCCGTGAGATGGTTCACATGATATACTCCGGCACCTACCGCCATTATCCATGCGGCGTTGCCAGGAGCTACTTTGGGGTTTCGGCGGACGGAAAGATATATCCCTGCCACCGGTTCGTTGGGATGGAAGAATTTGTGGTTGGTCACGTTGATGATTTCAGATGGGAGAACGAGTTCATTCAGAAGATTCTGCGCCATACCGTAGATAGGAGGCCCAACTGTTCGAACTGCCCGATAAGGGCTTACTGTGGCGGTGGTTGTATCTACAACAACCATTACTACAACGGCGATATATTCCTCCCTGACGAGTTCCACTGCTCTTACATGTTTGCTCTCGTGAAGTGGGGTTCCTGGCTCTACTCAAATCTTGACGAGGATTGGTTGAATAAGGTCTTTTCACGCTCACTCCAGAGAGGGGTGAGGGCCGAGGAGTCCGATGAGGCCAAAACCCAAAAACCGAAGGAGGTGATAGAGAGTGTTTAA
- a CDS encoding ABC transporter permease: MMDGLRIVREFFRVQREVFFSYRWDVVSYLIGLLIQVAVMGIFASLVTIDANIEQYGTDSFLQFFLIGFIVHNIIFLPRGSLSKLLIGRSFPMLYASPAGMVAIFVGINAWNVVWSLMIMGLITVIFVLFYGLVIHINLGALLVILAGFTLTFALELFSAGFRAATKARQDPINWFLNLTSQLVSGLYFPPQVLPWWLQPISKIHPERYILEMARLTMGGGYSVSQIWPGFVNLALTTGVMLLVGIATFRWGVGKAMQLGTLGHV; this comes from the coding sequence ATGATGGACGGCCTTAGAATAGTCCGCGAGTTCTTCAGGGTCCAGAGGGAGGTCTTTTTCAGCTACCGCTGGGACGTGGTCAGCTATCTGATAGGCCTTCTAATCCAGGTTGCAGTGATGGGGATATTCGCCAGCCTGGTAACGATAGACGCCAACATCGAGCAGTACGGCACCGACTCCTTCCTCCAGTTCTTTCTGATAGGCTTCATCGTGCACAACATAATATTCCTTCCGCGGGGCAGCCTTTCCAAGCTCCTGATTGGGCGCAGCTTCCCGATGCTCTACGCCTCCCCCGCCGGAATGGTGGCGATCTTCGTGGGAATAAACGCCTGGAACGTCGTCTGGAGCCTTATGATAATGGGCCTGATAACTGTGATCTTCGTTCTCTTCTACGGCCTGGTCATACACATCAACCTCGGTGCTTTGCTTGTTATCCTCGCGGGCTTCACCCTCACCTTCGCCCTTGAACTTTTCTCCGCCGGCTTTCGGGCGGCGACCAAGGCCAGGCAGGACCCGATAAACTGGTTCCTCAACCTCACCTCCCAGCTCGTGAGCGGTCTCTACTTTCCTCCTCAAGTTCTCCCCTGGTGGCTCCAGCCTATTTCCAAGATACACCCCGAGAGGTACATTCTTGAGATGGCCAGGCTGACGATGGGCGGGGGCTATTCAGTGTCCCAGATCTGGCCGGGCTTCGTGAACCTTGCCCTGACCACGGGCGTCATGCTCCTGGTTGGAATCGCGACCTTTCGGTGGGGCGTTGGAAAGGCAATGCAGCTGGGAACCCTCGGGCACGTGTGA
- a CDS encoding ABC transporter ATP-binding protein: MIEAEHLTKYYPPPFRGFFDLGSLRDFLGKPREEIPALIDLSFRVRVGEIFGLLGPNGAGKTTLCKIANGLLEPSSGKLLIDGHDSFREHGKVASKMFTVFTGERDMWGIFQWRLSVQRNLQFIARLWKVPEGEIGERIEYALKLLNLWEKRDEWYQKLSAGMKQKVYIASALVVQPRYLILDEPTVFLDVITKSEIHDAILSLVRDFGTTVILTTHDLGEAEKLSDRVLLFNKRPILEGKPEEISRKLRAPIDKKVVALVEGKFDCSWEGLVKCTFKNGYTHVVAYLKVEEVDEFVRFLSSKGALQIKVEELSLEDVFLLVFSRFSEVEKS; this comes from the coding sequence ATGATAGAAGCAGAGCATCTCACCAAGTACTATCCGCCCCCTTTCAGGGGCTTCTTCGATCTGGGTAGCCTTCGTGATTTTCTCGGAAAGCCCAGGGAGGAGATTCCGGCCCTCATAGACCTGAGCTTCCGGGTGAGGGTGGGGGAGATATTCGGCCTCCTCGGCCCCAACGGCGCGGGAAAGACAACCCTCTGTAAAATCGCCAACGGCCTCCTCGAGCCGAGTTCTGGAAAACTGCTCATCGACGGCCACGACAGCTTTAGGGAGCACGGCAAAGTTGCGAGCAAGATGTTCACCGTTTTCACCGGCGAGAGGGACATGTGGGGCATATTCCAGTGGCGTCTGAGCGTTCAACGAAACCTCCAGTTCATCGCGAGGCTGTGGAAGGTCCCGGAGGGTGAGATAGGGGAGCGCATAGAGTACGCGCTCAAGCTGCTGAACCTGTGGGAGAAGAGGGACGAGTGGTACCAGAAGCTCTCGGCCGGAATGAAGCAGAAGGTTTACATCGCCTCCGCCCTTGTGGTACAGCCCAGATACCTCATACTCGACGAGCCGACGGTTTTTCTCGATGTGATAACCAAGAGCGAGATACATGATGCAATATTAAGCTTAGTCCGTGACTTTGGGACAACGGTTATCCTCACCACCCACGACCTTGGGGAGGCGGAGAAGCTGAGCGACAGGGTTCTGCTCTTCAACAAGAGGCCTATCCTGGAGGGAAAGCCCGAGGAGATAAGCAGGAAGCTCAGGGCTCCGATTGATAAGAAGGTTGTGGCTCTGGTGGAGGGAAAGTTCGACTGCAGCTGGGAGGGTCTCGTGAAGTGCACCTTTAAGAACGGTTATACCCATGTCGTGGCGTACCTTAAGGTCGAAGAAGTTGATGAGTTCGTGAGGTTTCTCTCCTCAAAGGGTGCCCTTCAGATTAAGGTGGAGGAATTATCACTAGAGGATGTATTTCTGCTTGTTTTTAGTCGTTTTAGCGAGGTAGAAAAATCTTAA
- a CDS encoding ABC transporter permease — protein MRHKLVLFLLSLFPALAVEIDVSKFTARYPDIPAEELGHLVTADLLAKWLPSFFKFLLVPLILILLLSRFGSDFERGNVLLLLSKPLTRRRYFLDWAVEGMKLALISALGVTLSGALAMLAHGFVVEDYLIGSLALSLSLIGVLGIALLLIPFATSRDAGVFLGLGAFVVLLLLGEFGYSFIPTSYLERAVSIGEDFSVCYTAVGELLALFIGLSLVGMEVFKRRELRSPGSFSVPGFSFSPRGLYGVFLGLSLQSRRFLAFVAFTALMALLNKATLDKYYSIYRLPGLLNAVIQTLNGSFLPLVVLPLGALSIGSAIENGTVRVLLSKPLRRRDFFLGTLLSDIFAVLAGVILYVAFIVAYALHLGSPLGKTLELGLVFGFLLFLSLVQYLALGYLFSAFMRGRKALFASLVLAFLLGVVAPIAFLASFGRSEELAQKALYLPAPSVQYAVLSSALFRGRHLPPAEMDKILNYEGNLAMLVVPTFVYLVVSWLRFRKADLR, from the coding sequence ATGAGACATAAGCTCGTGCTTTTCCTCCTCTCACTCTTCCCCGCCTTAGCGGTCGAGATAGACGTATCAAAGTTCACCGCTCGCTACCCGGATATTCCGGCCGAAGAGCTTGGCCATCTTGTCACAGCAGACCTGCTCGCCAAGTGGCTCCCCAGCTTTTTCAAGTTCCTGTTGGTTCCCCTAATCTTAATCCTGCTCCTCTCGCGCTTTGGCTCGGACTTCGAGCGAGGGAACGTCCTTCTACTCCTCTCAAAGCCCCTCACGAGGAGGCGCTACTTCCTCGACTGGGCAGTTGAGGGTATGAAGCTCGCTCTGATTTCAGCTTTGGGAGTAACACTCTCTGGAGCGCTCGCGATGCTGGCTCACGGTTTCGTGGTTGAGGACTACCTCATCGGTTCCCTCGCCCTTTCGCTCTCGCTAATCGGCGTCCTCGGAATCGCCCTGCTCCTCATTCCCTTCGCAACCTCCCGTGATGCGGGAGTTTTCCTCGGGCTTGGAGCGTTTGTAGTTCTCCTTCTCCTTGGGGAGTTCGGTTATTCCTTTATCCCAACTTCTTACCTTGAGAGGGCCGTTTCTATTGGGGAAGACTTTTCCGTCTGCTATACCGCCGTTGGTGAGCTTCTGGCCCTTTTCATTGGCCTGTCGCTCGTTGGAATGGAAGTCTTCAAGAGGAGGGAGCTTAGAAGCCCCGGGTCATTCTCAGTTCCGGGTTTTTCCTTCTCCCCCCGCGGGCTCTACGGCGTTTTCCTTGGACTTAGTCTCCAGAGCAGGCGCTTCCTGGCGTTCGTTGCCTTTACTGCCCTTATGGCGCTTTTAAATAAAGCCACCCTCGACAAGTACTACTCCATCTACCGCCTTCCTGGCCTTCTCAACGCCGTAATCCAGACCCTGAATGGCTCTTTCCTCCCCCTCGTGGTTCTCCCCCTGGGGGCGCTTTCAATAGGCTCGGCCATCGAGAATGGCACTGTTAGAGTTTTGCTGAGCAAGCCGTTGAGAAGGAGGGACTTCTTCCTCGGGACGCTCCTGAGCGACATCTTTGCTGTGCTGGCTGGAGTTATTCTCTACGTTGCTTTCATCGTTGCCTACGCCCTGCACCTTGGCTCTCCGTTGGGTAAAACCCTCGAACTCGGCCTTGTCTTTGGTTTTCTTCTCTTTCTCTCGCTCGTCCAGTATCTGGCCCTCGGCTACCTGTTTTCGGCCTTCATGAGGGGCAGGAAGGCGCTTTTTGCTTCGCTGGTTCTGGCCTTCCTGCTTGGCGTCGTTGCCCCGATAGCTTTCCTCGCCTCGTTCGGGCGCTCGGAAGAACTTGCCCAGAAGGCTCTTTACCTCCCGGCACCGTCGGTTCAGTACGCTGTACTCAGCTCCGCGCTCTTCCGGGGGCGCCACCTTCCTCCAGCAGAGATGGATAAGATTTTAAACTACGAAGGTAATCTGGCTATGCTGGTCGTTCCGACGTTCGTCTACTTAGTCGTCTCGTGGCTCAGGTTCAGGAAAGCCGACCTGAGGTGA